Proteins from a single region of Chitinophagaceae bacterium:
- a CDS encoding divalent metal cation transporter has protein sequence MRLSIKKTLGPGLLLAGAAIGVSHLVQATRAGADFGFGLWWVILFACLTKYPFLEFGPRYAAATQSTLISGYKKLGKAPYWIYVFITFGTMFIIQAAVTIVTAGLAEQLFKMGYSNFVWSAIILILCMFLLWFGRYKALDTSMKLIISILSLGTLFAVLLAFGSGPATNVINETTPSYFNIGALAFIVALIGWMPIPIDASVWHSIWVREKSRQSGYEINVREALFDFNTGYIIAAVMGFLFFFLGALIMYGSGTSFSGNSVTFSAQLVELYGNTLGEWSKPLISIAAFTAMLSTTLAVTDAFPRVISHLYSLFPSEHILPSIKRKMVYNYSLFLIPVFSLLILYFMSGSFTILVDFAAGLSFLSAPILAWFNFKLVTGNNIPLAFQPNKQYRIFSLICLFSLSIFALLYFYLRITIAF, from the coding sequence ATGAGACTTTCTATAAAGAAAACCTTAGGTCCCGGATTATTGCTAGCTGGAGCTGCTATTGGAGTCTCACACCTGGTACAGGCAACGCGAGCTGGTGCTGACTTTGGTTTCGGCCTTTGGTGGGTCATTTTATTCGCCTGTCTTACCAAGTACCCCTTTTTGGAGTTTGGTCCAAGATACGCTGCAGCTACCCAATCCACCCTTATCAGCGGATACAAAAAATTAGGTAAAGCACCTTATTGGATTTATGTTTTCATCACCTTTGGAACCATGTTTATAATACAGGCTGCTGTAACAATCGTAACTGCAGGTCTGGCTGAACAATTATTCAAAATGGGATATAGTAATTTTGTATGGAGTGCAATTATCCTAATTTTGTGTATGTTTCTACTGTGGTTCGGCCGATATAAAGCATTGGATACCAGTATGAAATTAATCATAAGCATTCTCTCTTTGGGAACCCTGTTTGCTGTTCTTTTAGCTTTTGGGTCCGGTCCTGCAACCAATGTTATTAATGAGACTACCCCCTCTTATTTCAATATTGGTGCATTGGCATTTATTGTTGCATTGATTGGTTGGATGCCTATACCAATTGATGCATCTGTGTGGCACTCAATATGGGTAAGGGAAAAATCCCGACAAAGTGGATATGAAATAAATGTACGTGAAGCACTATTCGATTTTAATACAGGGTATATAATTGCTGCTGTTATGGGGTTTTTATTCTTTTTTCTAGGAGCGCTTATAATGTATGGATCAGGCACCTCCTTTTCAGGTAATAGTGTAACTTTTTCAGCTCAATTGGTTGAGCTTTATGGCAACACCTTAGGTGAGTGGAGTAAACCTTTGATTTCAATTGCAGCATTTACTGCTATGTTATCTACCACTTTAGCAGTTACAGACGCCTTCCCAAGAGTTATCTCCCATCTCTACTCTTTATTTCCATCAGAACATATTTTACCCAGTATAAAAAGAAAAATGGTCTATAATTATTCGCTTTTTCTCATTCCTGTCTTTTCTTTATTGATCTTATACTTTATGAGCGGCTCGTTTACTATTCTCGTAGATTTTGCTGCTGGACTCAGCTTCCTTTCGGCACCCATCTTAGCATGGTTTAACTTCAAACTAGTAACCGGTAATAACATACCCTTAGCTTTTCAACCAAATAAACAATACCGAATTTTTTCTCTAATTTGCTTGTTTAGTTTAAGTATTTTTGCACTCTTATATTTCTATCTTAGAATTACAATAGCATTTTAG